A single Lactuca sativa cultivar Salinas chromosome 8, Lsat_Salinas_v11, whole genome shotgun sequence DNA region contains:
- the LOC128127749 gene encoding disease resistance protein Roq1-like — MASSSSSPAFSSQSWNHDVFLSFRGEDTRKTFVDHLYTALVQKGIYTYKDDETLPRGELINPSLMKAIEESQIGVIVFSENYADSSWCLDELAHIMKCKDTRGQIVIPIFYGVDPSEVRKQKQKYGEAFVKHELENKTKVESWRKALVDASNISGWEPKHIANGHESKVIIEIVEKISHRLQLVSPSTNTNLIGIASRVQSLKLKLQIGSGGVRMIGIWGVGGGGKTTLASSVYEEISRKFDGCCFLENIREKSSKKGLEELQQKILYGVLREKIVQVERVEEGKHMIKHRLCCRKVLIVLDDVDQLDQLKALAGSHDWFGEGSRIIITTRDVHVISTTAPRVDEIHNISLLNDDEAMELFCKHAPCGHKHKKDYELLSKSVVSYAGGLPLALTVLGCFLCGKDINEWRSAIARLKEIPDTNIVEKLQISFDGLTPVEKELFLDIACFFRGWYKNGRIMAMLDACGFYPVIGIKVLLEKALITISDGRFDMHDLLQEMERYIVRGEHPENPEKHSRIWKEEDVLKICAMDATKELDMIKAVRFECNSHDLVELPSVANLKNLRWIDWRGDLASPFPTNFPPENLCCLILDDISKKRLWRGYKILIEFQNLERLILRGCQRLKKIHPSIGNLERLIFLSIEFCSGLKIFPPIKQLKKLETLLLSNCPELFNLSGIQQKKNGLLHLHSNINGKEVASYKKYSSNFVITCWTCGDTKIRNPVEDLIDVEECCLEEPCLPRNNNTVLRFLPRGLRKLNLRYCNLRDKDIDSAVWEFPNLEELNLRGNKFSRLNFSRWRLPQLKWLDVSWCQLLVELWELPSSIAVVIADYCFSLESFGDISNCKWLWKVSLCGGNKLGPLVGDILLDSMLQGNALEDHFISVNLGYQMIPRGYVGRLFKGTKFTLHLPYDWYKDFYGGHLCGLAANSYIGGELVPWGSKGDEVKTTDCSELFWDKENEDGSNTFTIRQHDSKSSVEILWQPYYTHIGVTPEEKFYLARERFRSQKMKFRS; from the exons AtggcatcttcatcatcatctccgGCCTTTTCTTCTCAATCATGGAATCATGATGTTTTCCTAAGTTTTAGAGGAGAAGATACTCGCAAGACGTTTGTGGATCATCTCTACACAGCTCTTGTACAAAAAGGGATATACACTTACAAAGACGACGAGACACTTCCTCGGGGCGAATTGATCAATCCTTCTCTTATGAAGGCTATAGAAGAGTCACAGATTGGCGTCATCGTATTCTCTGAAAACTATGCAGATTCTTCATGGTGCTTAGATGAACTTGCACATATCATGAAATGCAAAGATACGAGAGGCCAAATAGTTATACCCATATTTTATGGCGTTGATCCATCTGAAGTtcgaaaacagaaacaaaaatatggaGAAGCATTTGTTAAGCATGAGTTGGAGAACAAAACAAAGGTTGAATCATGGAGAAAAGCACTTGTGGATGCAAGTAACATTTCTGGATGGGAACCAAAGCACATTGCCAACGG GCATGAATCAAAGGTTATCATAGAAATTGTTGAAAAAATTTCACATAGGTTGCAGCTAGTAAGTCCAAGCACAAATACCAACCTTATTGGAATAGCGTCTCGTGTGCAAAGTTTAAAATTGAAGTTACAAATTGGTTCAGGTGGTGTGCGGATGATTGGAATATGGGGTGTTGGAGGTGGTGGTAAGACTACTCTTGCATCTTCTGTTTATGAGGAAATATCTAGAAAGTTTGATGGTTGTTGCTTTCTAGAAAATATCCGGGAGAAATCAAGTAAGAAAGGGTTAGAAGAATTGCAACAAAAAATTCTTTATGGTGTTTTGAGAGAGAAGATAGTGCAGGTAGAGAGAGTTGAGGAAGGAAAACACATGATAAAACATAGGTTATGCTGTAGAAAGGTGCTGATTGTTCTTGATGATGTTGATCAGCTTGACCAATTAAAAGCTTTAGCTGGATCACATGATTGGTTCGGTGAAGGAAGCCGAATAATAATCACAACAAGAGATGTACATGTAATATCAACTACTGCGCCCAGAGTAGATGAGATACACAATATTAGCTTGTTAAACGATGATGAGgctatggagctcttttgcaAGCATGCACCATGTGGTCACAAACATAAAAAAGATTATGAGCTGCTTTCAAAAAGTGTGGTTTCTTATGCTGGTGGACTCCCATTAGCACTTACagttcttggttgttttctatGTGGAAAAGACATTAATGAGTGGAGGAGTGCAATAGCCAGATTGAAAGAGATCCCAGATACAAATATTGTGGAAAAGCTACAGATCAGCTTTGATGGACTTACACCGGTTGAGAAAGAGTTGTTTCTTGATATTGCATGCTTCTTCAGAGGTTGGTATAAAAATGGAAGGATAATGGCAATGCTTGATGCTTGTGGTTTTTACCCTGTTATAGGCATAAAGGTGTTGTTAGAAAAGGCGCTCATAACAATTTCAGATGGAAGGTTTGATATGCATGATCTGTTGCAAGAAATGGAACGCTACATTGTTAGAGGGGAACACCCTGAGAATCCAGAAAAACATAGTAGAATTTGGAAGGAGGAAGATGTTCTAAAAATTTGTGCTATGGATGCGACGAAG GAACTTGACATGATTAAAGCAGTAAGATTTGAATGCAATAGCCATGATCTAGTAGAACTTCCTTCGGTTGCAAACCTGAAAAACCTCCGGTGGATTGATTGGAGAGGTGATCTTGCAAGTCCATTTCCTACTAACTTTCCACCAGAGAACCTTTGTTGTCTGATATTGGATGACATCTCGAAGAAACGACTTTGGAGGGGTTATAAG ATTTTGATAGAATTCCAAAATCTTGAAAGACTCATTCTTCGTGGATGCCAGCGTTTAAAAAAGATTCATCCATCGATTGGAAACTTGGAAAGGCTCATTTTCCTGTCTATAGAATTTTGTTCTGGTCTTAAGATATTTCCACCGATTAAGCAACTAAAGAAACTCGAGACCCTTTTATTATCAAATTGCCCCGAACTTTTTAATCTCTCAGGGATCCAACAGAAAAAGAACGGTTTACTGCATCTTCATTCGAATATTAATGGGAAAGAAGTTGCATCCTACAAAAAGTATTCTTCAAACTTTGTCATTACTTGTTGGACGTGTGGTGACACAAAAATTAGAAACCCAGTAGAGGACCTGATTGATGTAGAAGAATGTTGTTTAGAGGAGCCTTGTTTACCTCGCAACAACAATACAGTGTTACGGTTTCTTCCCAGAGGGTTAAGAAAGTTAAATCTCCGGTACTGCAATCTGAGAGATAAAGACATTGACTCTGCTGTTTGGGAGTTTCCCAACTTGGAAGAACTCAATCTAAGAGGAAATAAGTTTTCAAGATTAAATTTTAGTCGATGGCGACTTCCTCAGCTCAAATGGCTAGACGTGTCATGGTGCCAATTACTTGTAGAATTGTGGGAGCTGCCATCAAGTATAGCTGTTGTTATAGCGGATTATTGTTTCTCACTTGAAAGCTTTGGAGATATTTCAAACTGTAAGTGGTTGTGGAAAGTCTCATTGTGTGGGGGCAACAAACTTGGTCCACTTGTTGGTGACATATTACTAGACTCCATGCTCCAG GGAAATGCTCTTGAAGATCACTTTATCAGTGTCAATCTTGGATATCAGATGATTCCAAGGGGGTATGTTGGTAGGCTGTTTAAGGGGACAAAATTTACATTGCATCTTCCATATGATTGGTACAAAGACTTTT ACGGAGGGCATCTGTGTGGTTTAGCAGCTAACAGTTATATTGGAGGTGAGCTTGTTCCTTGGGGAAGTAAAGGGGATGAGGTGAAAACAACAGATTGCTCGGAATTATTTTGGGACAAGGAAAATGAAGATGGTTCAAACACATTTACAATCCGACAACATGATTCAAAGTCTTCCGTTGAGATCTTATGGCAGCCTTACTACACACATATCGGTGTTACACCGGAAGAAAAATTCTATTTAGCTAGGGAAAGATTCCGTAGCCAAAAGATGAAATTCCGTAGCTAA